One region of Streptomyces leeuwenhoekii genomic DNA includes:
- a CDS encoding segregation and condensation protein A produces MTSNGTPPPSSGPAGRRRALGRGPGAPRATAPGGSAAEAAQEAAHEAAPVVAAPAGPVGPGEPAAGTRPEDGAPPSGTAPHAAPGAGDDGVFTVRLANFEGPFDLLLQLISKHKLDVTEVALSKVTDEFMAHIRAMGPDWDLDRTTEFLVVAATLLDLKAARLLPAAEVEDEADLALLEARDLLFARLLQYRAYKRIAEIFSERLDAETRSRPRTVGLEPRHAELLPEVVIGIGAEGFARLAVKAMQPKPKPQVYVDHIHAPLVSVQEQARIVVARLKELGEAAFRTLVEDTDDTLTVVARFLALLELYREKAVALEQETALGELLVRWTGGDTDTGPLVTDEFDRPPEQREKTDTAVAPDTEEKV; encoded by the coding sequence ATGACCTCGAACGGCACCCCACCCCCCTCCTCCGGCCCGGCCGGCCGACGGCGCGCGCTGGGGAGGGGCCCAGGGGCCCCGCGGGCGACCGCGCCGGGCGGGTCCGCGGCCGAGGCGGCGCAGGAGGCCGCACACGAGGCCGCGCCCGTCGTGGCGGCGCCCGCCGGGCCCGTCGGCCCCGGTGAGCCGGCGGCGGGGACCCGGCCGGAGGACGGCGCGCCGCCGTCCGGCACGGCCCCGCACGCGGCGCCCGGTGCCGGGGACGACGGCGTCTTCACGGTGCGCCTGGCCAACTTCGAGGGCCCCTTCGACCTGCTTCTGCAACTGATCTCCAAGCACAAGCTGGACGTCACCGAGGTCGCGCTGTCGAAGGTGACCGACGAGTTCATGGCCCACATCAGGGCCATGGGACCGGACTGGGACCTGGACCGGACGACCGAGTTCCTGGTCGTGGCGGCCACGCTCCTCGACCTCAAGGCGGCCCGGCTGCTGCCCGCCGCCGAGGTGGAGGACGAGGCCGACTTGGCCCTGCTGGAGGCCCGCGACCTGCTCTTCGCGCGGCTGCTGCAGTACCGCGCGTACAAGCGGATCGCGGAGATCTTCAGCGAACGGCTGGACGCGGAGACCCGCAGCCGGCCCCGTACCGTCGGCCTGGAGCCCCGGCACGCCGAGCTGCTGCCCGAGGTCGTGATCGGCATCGGCGCCGAAGGGTTCGCCAGGCTCGCGGTCAAGGCGATGCAGCCCAAGCCGAAACCGCAGGTGTACGTCGACCACATCCACGCCCCGCTGGTCAGCGTGCAGGAGCAGGCCCGGATCGTCGTCGCCCGCCTCAAGGAGCTGGGCGAGGCCGCCTTCCGGACCCTGGTCGAGGACACCGACGACACCCTGACCGTCGTCGCCCGGTTCCTCGCCCTGCTGGAGCTGTACCGGGAGAAGGCCGTGGCGCTGGAACAGGAGACCGCGCTCGGCGAACTGCTGGTGCGCTGGACGGGCGGCGACACGGACACCGGCCCGCTGGTCACCGACGAGTTCGACCGGCCGCCCGAGCAGCGCGAGAAGACCGATACGGCCGTCGCGCCCGACACGGAGGAGAAGGTGTGA
- the scpB gene encoding SMC-Scp complex subunit ScpB, which translates to MSEETTGVPAGPGTVAALELKPALEAVLMVVDEPATEEHLAKILERPRRQVADALRELADEYTAQGRGFELRFVAGGWRFYTRAGYAPAVDRFVLDGQQARLTQAALETLAVVAYRQPVSRSRVSAVRGVNCDGVMRTLLQRGLVEEAGTEPETGAILYRTTNYFLERMGLRGLDELPELAPFLPEAEAIEAETQEGVPSFDPDAPDSEDADDKTEL; encoded by the coding sequence GTGAGCGAGGAGACCACCGGGGTCCCGGCGGGGCCGGGGACCGTCGCCGCACTGGAGCTCAAGCCCGCCCTGGAGGCCGTCCTGATGGTCGTGGACGAACCCGCGACCGAGGAGCACCTGGCGAAGATCCTGGAGCGGCCCCGGCGGCAGGTCGCCGACGCGCTGCGGGAGCTGGCCGACGAGTACACCGCCCAGGGGCGCGGGTTCGAGCTGCGGTTCGTCGCGGGCGGCTGGCGGTTCTACACCCGGGCCGGCTACGCGCCCGCCGTGGACCGGTTCGTCCTGGACGGGCAGCAGGCCCGGCTCACGCAGGCGGCGCTGGAGACGCTCGCGGTGGTGGCGTACCGGCAGCCGGTGAGCCGCAGCCGGGTCTCCGCCGTGCGCGGAGTCAACTGCGACGGCGTGATGCGCACCCTGCTCCAGCGCGGTCTGGTCGAGGAGGCGGGCACGGAACCCGAAACAGGTGCGATCCTGTACAGGACGACGAACTACTTCCTGGAACGGATGGGCCTGCGCGGTCTGGACGAGCTCCCGGAGCTCGCGCCCTTCCTCCCGGAGGCGGAGGCGATCGAGGCCGAGACCCAGGAAGGGGTCCCGTCGTTCGATCCGGACGCCCCGGATTCCGAGGACGCAGACGACAAGACGGAACTTTGA
- a CDS encoding pseudouridine synthase, protein MRSSSGRNSSGNNGGSRGGNSGGRGGSGGGRGNYRGAGNARDDKQGGRPKRPRPEERRYDVGPGATQEGPKSGRGPTARGGAKGGPKKPLQRGRSVPATSREYEARAEERNRERYAGKKDVKLPKTFPGAEQEGERLQKVLARAGYGSRRSCEELIEQARVEVNGEIVLEQGKRVDPEKDEVKVDGLTVATQSYQFFSLNKPAGVVSTMEDPEGRQCLGDYVTNRETRLFHVGRLDTETEGVILLTNHGELAHRLTHPKYGVKKTYLAHIVGPIPRDLGKRLKDGIQLEDGYARADHFRVVEQTGKNYLVEVTLHEGRKHIVRRMLAEAGFPVDKLVRTAFGPITLGDQKSGWLRRLSNTEVGMLMKEVDL, encoded by the coding sequence ATGCGAAGCAGCAGCGGCAGGAACAGCAGCGGAAACAACGGCGGGAGCCGTGGTGGCAACAGCGGCGGCCGCGGCGGGAGCGGCGGTGGCCGCGGCAACTACCGCGGAGCCGGCAACGCCCGCGACGACAAGCAGGGCGGCCGTCCGAAGCGGCCGCGCCCCGAGGAGCGGCGCTACGACGTAGGCCCCGGCGCCACCCAGGAGGGTCCGAAGTCGGGCCGCGGCCCGACGGCCCGCGGCGGCGCCAAGGGCGGGCCGAAGAAGCCCCTCCAGCGGGGGCGCTCGGTCCCGGCCACCTCCCGCGAGTACGAGGCGCGGGCCGAGGAGCGCAACCGGGAGCGGTACGCGGGCAAGAAGGACGTCAAGCTGCCCAAGACCTTCCCGGGCGCCGAGCAGGAGGGCGAGCGGCTGCAGAAGGTCCTCGCGCGCGCGGGCTACGGCTCCCGGCGCTCCTGCGAGGAGCTGATCGAGCAGGCGCGCGTCGAGGTCAACGGCGAGATCGTCCTGGAGCAGGGCAAGCGGGTCGACCCGGAGAAGGACGAGGTCAAGGTCGACGGCCTGACCGTGGCGACCCAGTCGTACCAGTTCTTCTCGCTGAACAAGCCCGCCGGGGTCGTCTCCACCATGGAGGACCCCGAGGGCCGGCAGTGCCTCGGTGACTACGTCACCAACCGGGAGACCCGCCTTTTCCACGTTGGCCGGCTCGACACCGAGACCGAGGGCGTCATCCTGCTCACCAACCACGGCGAGCTGGCGCACCGGCTGACCCACCCCAAGTACGGCGTGAAGAAGACCTACCTCGCGCACATCGTCGGCCCGATCCCGCGCGACCTGGGCAAGCGGCTGAAGGACGGCATCCAGCTCGAGGACGGCTACGCCCGCGCGGACCACTTCCGGGTCGTGGAGCAGACCGGCAAGAACTACCTCGTCGAGGTCACCCTCCACGAGGGCCGCAAGCACATCGTGCGCCGGATGCTGGCGGAGGCCGGGTTCCCCGTCGACAAGCTGGTCCGGACCGCCTTCGGCCCCATCACCCTGGGCGACCAGAAGTCGGGCTGGCTGCGGCGGCTGTCGAACACCGAGGTCGGCATGCTGATGAAGGAGGTCGACCTCTAA